One Tenebrio molitor chromosome 2, icTenMoli1.1, whole genome shotgun sequence genomic region harbors:
- the LOC138122686 gene encoding golgin subfamily A member 6-like protein 26 produces the protein MSEGSRNRSFSQGRGEASQEDKKKRKRTGKGKTGRQEEEEEEEVFGTSKKTARSPEVEKKLGREMEKILEKLEEVKREITEEIKELRKENQDVKREIEQLREEFKNKEKKWEEEKNSMSERVARLETKMENEERRRRKNNIVITGWRSEGSSKQQSREEVEKFIKENIGEAKVKDCYNINKDQILVQMEEWSGKEKVMKQKGKLRGNRATEKIFIDNDLTKKEREIQKKIRAIAREERRQGKDLKVGYMKITIEGVQMRWNEEKGRLEVFQ, from the coding sequence ATGAGCGAGGGAAGCAGAAACCGTTCTTTTAGTCAAGGAAGGGGGGAGGCGTCCCAGGAAgacaagaaaaaaaggaaaagaacggGAAAAGGAAAGACAGGAAGACAAGAAGAGGAGGAGGAGGAAGAGGTATTTGGGACAAGTAAAAAAACCGCAAGGTCACCGGAAGTGGAGAAGAAATTAGGCAGGGAAATGGAAAAGATATTGGAAAAGCTGGAGGAAGTGAAAAGGGAAATTACAGAGGAAATAAAGGAGCTGAGAAAAGAGAATCAAGATGTCAAAAGAGAAATAGAACAACTAAGGGAAGAAtttaagaataaagaaaagaaatggGAGGAGGAGAAAAACAGCATGTCGGAGAGAGTAGCACGGCTGGAAACGAAAATGGAGaatgaagaaagaagaagaaggaaaAATAACATAGTGATAACGGGATGGAGAAGTGAGGGAAGTAGCAAGCAACAGAGCAGAGAGGAAGtagaaaagtttataaaagaaaacataGGGGAAGCGAAAGTTAAAGATTGCTACAACATAAACAAGGACCAAATACTAGTGCAAATGGAAGAGTGGAGTGGGAAAGAGAAGGTAATGAAGCAGAAAGGAAAATTGAGAGGAAATAGGGCAacagagaaaatatttattgacaaCGACCTCACAAAGAAGGAGAGggaaatacagaaaaaaattcgagcCATCGCCAGAGAAGAAAGGAGACAAGGGAAAGATCTAAAAGTTGGGTACATGAAAATAACCATAGAGGGGGTGCAGATGAGATGGAATGAAGAAAAGGGGAGACTGGAGGTTTTTCAGTAG
- the LOC138122554 gene encoding uncharacterized protein, with translation MREWETTNKKTMPTLKDMYAYLKDRCRVWEAIQFHKNPEKNRDVQSKSNPQQKSKAPFTRSSSNLATQQPSCKLCNQNHFMYQCKQFLNLSVSARIAEVKRLKLCFNCLRSTSHSASQCKSGVCKICNKMHNSLLHLTEPAAPVTTNAAEDTPIVANHHCHSYESQVLLSTAVILVRDNTGQYQSCRALIDVGSQSNFVTIETCKRLRVNSKETNIRVTGIGNANGSIVNKIASLQVKSFHNAFGANLNCLVVPIITHSVPAESINASLLQIPNNIKLADPQFHRSGPIDILIGAEIFWDLLCVGQIKATKVHPVFQKTHLGWIAGGAMRLPAKLPQNSVTNLHVVTSAVNPLNERVRHISSPPSNATMTADSQSDYHSKTIQKS, from the coding sequence ATGCGGGAATGGGAAACAACCAACAAAAAAACGATGCCAACGCTAAAGGACATGTACGCGTACCTCAAGGATCGCTGTCGCGTGTGGGAAGCGATCCAATTTCACAAAAACCCCGAAAAGAACCGTGACGTTCAATCCAAGTCAAATCCGCAACAGAAATCAAAAGCGCCGTTCACGAGATCTTCCTCCAACTTGGCTACGCAACAGCCCTCGTGCAAGTTGTGCAATCAAAACCATTTTATGTATCaatgcaaacaatttttaaatttgtccgtTTCGGCTCGGATCGCCGAAGTCAAAaggttaaaattatgtttcaattgcTTGAGGAGCACCTCACATTCCGCGTCCCAATGCAAGTCAGgagtttgtaaaatttgtaataaaatgcacaactcATTGCTCCATTTGACGGAACCCGCAGCACCTGTGACAACGAACGCGGCTGAAGACACCCCGATCGTAGCTAACCATCACTGTCATAGTTACGAATCGCAGGTACTTTTATCAACAGCAGTCATTCTCGTACGAGACAACACCGGCCAATATCAATCGTGTCGCGCATTGATTGATGTTGGGTCTCAATCCAACTTCGTAACGATCGAAACTTGCAAACGTTTAAGGGTCAATTCGAAAGAAACCAACATCCGCGTCACCGGAATTGGTAATGCTAACGGCAGCATTGTCAATAAAATCGCCAGTCTGCAAGTCAAATCATTTCACAATGCGTTCGGTGCTAACTTGAATTGTCTTGTAGTACCGATCATAACTCATTCAGTGCCGGCGGAATCGATAAATGCAAGTCTCCTCCAAATCCCAAATAACATCAAGCTAGCGGATCCGCAATTTCATCGTTCCGGTCCCATAGATATTCTAATCGGTGCTGAAATCTTTTGGGACCTCCTCTGTGTCGGTCAAATCAAGGCCACCAAAGTGCACCCGGTTTTCCAAAAGACCCACCTGGGATGGATAGCCGGGGGCGCAATGCGTCTACCTGCCAAACTTCCGCAAAATTCCGTGACGAATTTACACGTCGTAACCAGCGCAGTGAATCCGCTGAACGAGCGTGTGAGACACATTTCATCTCCACCGTCAAACGCGACAATGACGGCCGATTCACAGTCAGACTACCATTCAAAGACAATTCAAAAGAGTTAG